One Bacillota bacterium DNA window includes the following coding sequences:
- a CDS encoding glycoside hydrolase family 15 protein encodes MPDLRERSIEIIRRNQAPSGAYVACPHFAPYRFCWLRDGTFTAYAMDRAGQHDSARRFYLWVGSVLRQGAARVDRIARVVEQGGTPSSKDMLPTRYRLDGAPEDDSWPNFQLDGYGTWLWGLAQHVRMTGDVGLVDRLNDCVSLTLRYISLCWRMPNYDCWEEFGDRLHPATLACLYGGLTAARNLVKQDEAEKATRLAGDIRDYILRNGVLDRGAFGRRFAKSVGNSSIDASLLWLAVPFAAVDPVDPIMICTVDEIERHLYHRGVHRYPEDTYYGGGEWPLLACWLGWYYCLTGRPSLAAPILDWVEGCADERGELPEQVSDHVNDPEYVGVWVERWGPVARPLLWSHAMYLVLSHEVAELDGRDTDASALRLVSRG; translated from the coding sequence ATGCCAGACCTGCGTGAGCGAAGCATCGAAATCATCCGCCGCAACCAAGCGCCGAGCGGTGCATACGTGGCCTGTCCGCACTTCGCTCCTTACAGGTTCTGCTGGCTGCGGGACGGTACCTTCACCGCGTACGCCATGGACCGGGCGGGCCAACACGACTCCGCTCGCCGGTTCTACCTTTGGGTGGGCTCGGTCCTGCGTCAGGGAGCCGCGCGAGTGGACCGTATAGCCCGCGTCGTGGAGCAGGGGGGCACCCCTTCCTCGAAGGACATGCTCCCTACGCGCTACCGGCTGGATGGAGCTCCGGAGGACGACTCCTGGCCCAACTTCCAGTTGGACGGATACGGGACTTGGCTGTGGGGCCTTGCCCAACACGTGCGGATGACAGGCGATGTCGGGCTGGTAGATAGGCTCAACGACTGCGTAAGCCTTACTCTCAGGTACATCTCTCTTTGTTGGAGGATGCCCAACTACGATTGTTGGGAGGAGTTCGGCGATCGGCTCCATCCCGCCACCCTGGCTTGCTTATACGGAGGGCTGACGGCCGCACGGAATCTCGTCAAGCAGGACGAAGCGGAGAAGGCCACCAGACTAGCGGGAGACATCCGCGACTACATACTGAGAAACGGCGTGCTGGACCGTGGCGCGTTCGGAAGACGGTTCGCGAAGTCCGTAGGAAACTCAAGCATAGACGCGAGCCTTCTGTGGCTTGCCGTGCCTTTCGCTGCCGTGGATCCGGTCGACCCGATCATGATATGCACAGTGGATGAGATCGAGCGACACCTCTACCATCGAGGAGTCCACCGCTACCCAGAGGACACCTACTACGGCGGTGGTGAGTGGCCGCTCCTGGCATGTTGGCTCGGCTGGTACTATTGCCTAACGGGACGGCCCAGCCTTGCCGCGCCGATTCTGGATTGGGTCGAGGGCTGCGCAGACGAACGCGGCGAGCTTCCGGAGCAGGTGAGCGACCACGTGAACGACCCAGAATACGTGGGCGTATGGGTGGAGCGCTGGGGTCCGGTGGCCAGGCCCTTGCTTTGGTCCCACGCAATGTACCTGGTTCTGTCGCACGAAGTTGCGGAACTTGATGGAAGGGATACGGACGCTTCGGCACTGAGGCTCGTGTCAAGGGGGTGA